Part of the Amycolatopsis sp. 195334CR genome is shown below.
CCTCTACGACGCGTGGGTCGGCCCACGCGGGGACATCGAAGGCCACCACGTGTTCGCCGACCCGTACGCCCTGGCGCCCGTCGCCGGCGGCTCTCTCGCGGATGTGCTCGTAACCGAGAACAGCGGGGCTCGTCGGCTGCTGACCGCGGTGGCCTTCGGCGCGGTGCTGCCGGACGCGCCCGCGGCGATCGGCGCCGACGGGTCGTGGCGGCTCGGGAACCTCACCGGCAGTGGGCACCGCCGGGGCCAGCGAGCCTCGTCGGACACCCGGAGCCAGGCGCTGGAAGCGGAACGGGCGGCACGCCCCGGACACGGTCCGCTGATCGCCGCCACCCAGGCGCTGACCAGGGCCGAAGCCGAAGTCGGTGCCGCGAACCGGGTGGTCCAGGAGCGCGTCGACACGGTGACCGCCAGGGAAGGCGAGGTCACCAAGGCCCTGCGGCAGTTGACCAGCCTGGCCGCGGCGCACGGCCTGCCCGCCGACCGCACCGGTCTGTCCACAGTGGAATCCGCTGTGCACGCCTTCCACGACCAGGCGGAGAGCTGGCTGGAAGCGCTCGATGCCCGGCACGACGCGCAGCGGACGCTGACCGTGGCGCGCGACCAGGCCCGGCGGTCGGCAGCGGGTTCGGCCGCGCGCCAGGAAGAAGCGGCTGAGGCTGAAGCCCGTTACGAGGACCTCAGCACCACGCTCGAAGCGGTGGACAGCACGTTCCAGGTCGAACACCACGAGGTACTCGCCGAGATCGCCGAGCTCCGGAGGAAGCTGGGTGTGCTCGCCGAAGAACGTCGCACGACCGCACGTGAGGTCACCGACCTGGCCGTCCGGCTCGGCGAGTTCGGCGCCCGCAAGGAAGCCGACGCGCAAGCCCGCGACGACGCCGCTGCCCGTCGTGATGAGGCGGCACACCGTTTCCGCCAGCTGGCCACCGGCGTGTTCCCGGCCGACAGCGGCCTCGACGACCTGGCGAAGTTCGAAAGAACGCTGCGGGCTTCCAACGGTGTCGACGCCGCGCTCGACGCCGCGAAGCTGATCACCACGGCTTGGCCGACCATGCCGCACGCGCCGAAGAACCTCGGCGACGCCCTGCACCGGCTGTCCGAGTCGGTGCACACCTGCCGGAGCGTGCTGAGCGCGCGGGCCGACCTCGACCTGGAAACCGACGAGGACGTGCAGATCTTCACCGCGGTGGTGGACGGGATCACGGTCGGTGCCACCGAGCTGCTGCACCTCCTGCACACCGAAGCCGAGGACAGCCGCCACGAGATCACCGAGCGGGAACGCGAGCTCTTCGACCAGACGCTGACCGGCGACACCCGCCGCCACCTCGCCGCCCGCATCCGTCAGGCCAACGAGCTGGTCGACGACATGAACGCCCGCCTGGAACGCGTGCGCACCGCCTCGAACGTGGCCGTGCGCCTGGTCTGGCAGGTGGCCCCCGACCTGCCGCCCGGCACCGAGGCCGCCAGGGAACTGCTGCTCAAGGACTCTGGCCGCCTCTCGGACGACGACCGGCAGTCACTGCACCAGTTCTTCCGCGAGCGGATCGAGCAGGCGCGGGCCGACGACACGGCCACGACCTGGGAGCAGCAACTCGCCCAGGTCTTCGACTACACCTCGTGGCACCGGTTCGTGGTGAAGGTCGACCGCGCCAACGGCAACGGCTGGGAGTTGCTGACGCGGAAGCTGCACGGCGCGCTTTCCGGTGGGGAGAAGGCGATCGCGCTGCACCTTCCGCTGTTCGCCGCCGTCGCGGCGCACTACCAGGCGGTGCCGGAGGCGCCGAGGGTGATCCTGCTGGACGAGGTTTTTGTCGGCGTGGACACGACGAACCGCGGGCAGGTGTTCGCCCTGCTGTCCGCGCTCGACCTGGACCTGGTGCTGACCTCCGACCACGAGTGGTGCACCTACGCCGAGCTGAGCGGGGTGGGCATCCACCAGCTCATCACCGGCGTCGACGGGGACGACGCGGTGACCACCGCGCGGTTCACCTGGGACGGCACCACGCTCACCGCGGAGGGGGTTCAGTAGCGCTCGGCGTAGTGCGTCGGGGATTCGCCGAACATGGCCTTGAAGTCGCGGGTGAAGTGCGCCTGGTCGGCGTAACCGAGGTCGGCGGCGAGCGCCGCCCAGTCGATGGCGGAGCCGGCGGCCAGGCGTTCGGTGACCTCGTGCAGCCGGTAGCGCCGGATCACCCACTTCGGCCCGATGCCGACGTGTTCGGCGAACAGGCGTTGCAGCGCGCGCACCGTGGTGTCCAGCGCCTCGGCGAGCACGGCCACCGTGGTGATTTCGGACTTGGCGATGATCAGGTTGACCGCGTCGGCGGCGGCATCAGCTCGCGGATCCGCCGAAGGCCATTGGGCCAGCAGGAAACTCTCGACGTTCTGCACGGTCAACGGATGCGGGATCGGCTCGCGGAACACCTCCGCGATGTCGACCGAGGTGTCCGTCAGCGTGGAAACCGACCTGCCCAGGAACGGGCGGAAGCAGCCGGGCCGGAAAGCCACCCCGAAAACACCGTCCGAACCTTCGAGCACGCGGATCTGGTGTCCGGACGACACGCCGGTCACGTACGCGCCGCCGCTGCGGTTGAAGACCAGGTGCACGTTGGGGTAAGGCACGATCAGCTGCCGATACGGCGTCTCGTAGTTCCACGTGACATCCCAGTAGCGAGCCACGTAGCGCGCCAACGTGGGCGACGGCTCCGGGAACTCGTGCCGCTGGAACTTCGTCCAGGCGCTCCCCAGCTCCCGCTCATCCCTCACCGGAGCAGTTTAAGCAGGTGATCCAGCACGAGCCCGTTGCTCACGCGCAGGCCGTCGTGGTTGTGGTCGGCGGTCAGCCAGGGGCGTAGGCCGCGGATCAGGTCCGCCGTGGAGAGCGAGAGGTCGCGCGCGACGTACATGTCCGCGTCGTAGATCGCTGCGGCGACGGGGACTTCGTTGTCCCGCAACCGGTTCAGGTCGTACAGCGCGGGCCACCGGTGTTGCGCCAGGTCGCGGGCCAGTCCTCGGAACGGTCGCAGCAGCGGATCGTTGTCGAACATCCACGGGTAGATCATCTCGCCGAGGAAGTCGAGGTCGGGGAACTCGGCGCGCACGCGCTGTCCCGCCCAGTCCGTCACGGCGTTCTGGGCGTAGGTCGCCTCGTGCAGCAGGGAGTAGATCGGTGACGCGCTCGCCCAGGACAGCTCGTGCTGGACCTGGAGCAGGAACGCGTCCGACAGCTGGCGCGCGCTGAACGGGTCTTCCAGCAGGTAGTGCAGTTGGCGGCTGCCGGTGCTGGACCCCAGCAGATTGCCGAGCAGGCGGAACGCGTCGACGGTCAGCACCCGGCCGCCGGGCAGGCGCACCTCGCGGGCGCGTAGGTACTGCACGACGCGTCTGACCTGGTCGCGGTCGCCGGGGAACCGCTCGTAGTGGGCGGCGATCTTGGCCGCCACGACGGGGTAGAGCTGCCGGTAGACGGTGTCCGCGTCGGCTTCGACGCCGGGCAGGCCGCCGGTGATGAGGGCTTCTTTGAGGCCTTCCGGGGCGAGGGACAGGTACGTCACCGTGCAGTAGCCGCCGAAGCTCTGGCCGAGGACCGACCACTGCTCGTCGCCGAGCAGGGCGTGCCTGATCAGTTCGGCGTCACGCACGATCGAGTCCGCGCGGAAGTGCTCCAGGTGCGGGCCGAGCTGGGTGAGCGTGTGCCGGTTCAACGGGGTCGACCGGCCGGTCCCGCGCTGGTCGAGGAGCAGGACGCGGTAGTCGGCGAGGGCGCGCCGCAGCCAGCCCTCGTCGCCGTTGACCCGCGGGGCCGGGAAGCCGGGACCGCCGTTCAGGTACAGCAGCCACGGCCGGTCCTCCCGCGTCCGCACCTCGCGCGCGAAGACTTCGATCTTTTCTCCGTCGGGCTCTTTGTGGCTCAGTGGCAACAAAAACCGGTGATCTGCGAAGACGGTCGAAGGCACCGGTCGACGCTACCAACGTGAAACTGTCGGGGCACCCGCTTATCGTCGCCGACGTGATCCCCTACCGGCTCGACATCCCCGAAGCGGAGTTGCTCGACCTCCGCGACCGCCTCCAGCGCACGCGCTGGCCGGAGGCGGAGACGGTCGACGACTGGTCCCAGGGCGTGCCGCTGGCGTACTTGCGCGAGCTGTGCGAGTACTGGGCCACCGGGTACGACTGGCGGCGCGTGGAGGCGCGGCTCAACGCGTTGCCGCAGTTCAAGACCGACATCGACGGATTGGGCATCCACTTCCTGCACGTCCGCTCGCCGCATCCCGACGCCGTGCCGTTGGTGCTGACCAGCGGGTGGCCGGGTTCGATCGTCGAGTTCCTCAAGGTGATCGAGCCGTTGACCGATCCACCCGATCCCGCCGACGCCTTCCACGTGGTGTGCCCGTCGATCCCGGGTTTCGGGTTCAGCGACAAGCCGGCGGCGCCGGGTTGGGGCATCGAGCGGATCGCCGGGGCGTGGCTGCGGTTGATGACCGAACTGGGGTACGAACGCTTCGGCGCGCAGGGCAGCGACTGGGGCACGAGCATCACCACGGTCATGGCGCAGCAGGCGCCGGAAAGGCTGATCGGCATCCACCTCATGCCGCCGCTCGCCGCCCCGGACCCGGCGACCTTCGACGACCTCACCGAGGCCGAACGGCAGTCGATCGAGGCGCTGAAGCACGCGGCCGAGTGGGAGGACGGGTATTCCGCCGAGCAGTCGACCAAACCGCAGACGATCGGTTACTCGCTGGTGGACTCGCCGGTCGGGTTGTGCGCGTGGATCGTGGAGAAGTTCCGCGCTTGGACGGACTCCGGCGGCAATCCGGAGAACGTGCTCACCAGGGACGAGATTCTGGACAGCGTGATGTTCTACTGGCTGCCCGGCACCGGTGCGTCTTCGGCACGCCTGTACTGGGAGAGCATCCGGAAGGTGCAGGCGTGGTTCACCGAGGCGACCGCCGATGTGGTCGAGGTGCCGACGGGCTGCACGCTGTTCCCGAAGGAAACCCCGCGGCCCTCCCGGCGCTGGGCCGCCAAGCGCTACCCGAACATCGTGCACTGGCACGAGCCCGACCGCGGTGGGCACTTCGCCGCGTTCGAGCAACCGGCGCTCTTCGTGGAGGAGGTGCGTACCTTCTTCCGAAAACTCGACAACTGAATAGTCGCGATACGGCCACTCGGTGGCCGACCGACATCGCCAGGCCGAACAGGGCGGCCGACTGATCCGGTGGGGCGGCCACGCCGACCGCGCCCACGATGAGCAGCGGCAGTCAGCCGCTGGCCGATCTGTCGGCCCGATGCTGCGCTCCGCCTCGCCGGACGCTGGCTAGAGGCCGGGTGCTGCCAGCGGTCGGGCGCCGTCAGACGTCGGGCGGCGGCAGAGGTCGGGCGCTGGCAGAGGTCAGGCGGCGGCTGGAAGGTAGGCGGCGGCTAGAAGCCGGACGGTGACTGGAGGCCGCGGTGACCGATGGCCGCGCGGTGGCTGGAGGCCTCCGGTGGCCCGAGGCCGCGCGGTGACCGAAGGCCGCGCGGTGACCGGAGGCCGGGCAGTGGCTAAAGATCCTCGAGGCGAACCAAGCCGTCCTGGATGGCGCGGGCTACCAGGCCTGCCTTCGTCGGGGCAGCGCGGCCCGCGTTGGCGTACTTGATCCGCACGCGGTCGATGTACGAGTTGACCGTGCGCACCGACAGCCCGAGCTTCTCGGCGACCATGTCCTTCGACTCGCAGGCGAACCAGTTCACCAGCACGTCGACCTCCCGGGCGCTCAGCCGCGGCCGGTCGGGGCGGGTGTCCACGCCGATCGCCCTCGCCATGGACGGCGGGGTGTAGGGCAACTGCCTCGCCGCAGCGTGGATCGCGGCGACCAGGTGCACCGGGCCCTCGGCCTTGGTGAGGTAGCTCGACGCCCCGATGTCCAGGCAGGTCAACGCGGTGTCCTTGTCGTCGCGCATGGTGTACACCACCACCTGGCGACCGGCGTCGACCAGCCGGCGGAGGTCGCCGTAGGCCGGGGTCGGCGCGGCGAGCTGCAGGTCGAGCACGATCACGTCGGCCCCGCTGCCGGGTTCGAGCCACGCCACGGCGACCGTGGGCCCCGAGTCGACCACCCGCACGGGCGGCTCGGCGGCGGCGCACCAGGCTTCGATGCCGCTGACGATGGCGGGGTGGTCGTCGATGACCACCGCGGTGATCAGTTCGTCGTCCACGCGGCCTCCACCCAGTGCCTGCCACCGGATTCGCGGTGGGTGACGGTGATCTGCCCCGATGATGCCAGCGGCGCCGGCGGCGGCGCGTCGGTGACCACGCTGACGGTCGCGGTACCCGGCGTGCCCAGCACGGTCACCCTGGCTTCGGCCACGGTACCGGCCAGGCAGGCCACCACCGGCTCGGTCAGCGCGCGGCGGACCCGGACGGGCAGTTCAGGCCGGTCTCCCCAGGTACCGAGGAACACCGTGACCCCCTTGCGCTCGGCCACCTCCGCACAAGCACGCAGCTCGTGCAGCAGCGGGTCGTCGACATCGTCGGTTTCCGCGAACAGGCGGCGCATCCTGGCCGCCTCCACGGCGTAGGACGCGCGGTCCCGCACCGGGGTTCCGGCGGCGAGCCGGGCGAGCAGCGGCACCGTGGTGACCGCCAGCTCCTCGAACCGCGTGCGCCGATCGCGGTGCAGCTGGTCTGCCACGGCTTCGGTGGTGCGGGTCCGCTCCTCCTGGGCGGCCGTTTGCTGCGCGAGGCGAGCCAACCGGCTCAGCGCGGCCGTCGACGCGGCCACGGTGAGCTGGTAACCGAGCACCAGGATGGTCACCGTCGCCAGGCCGGCCACGCTCAGCCGGTCCGCCTGCCCGACCAGGATCAGCTGCGCGAAGCTGAACAACTGGTGCGCCCCCAGTGCGACCAGCACCGCGGCGAACCGGTGGTCGGCGAGCAACAGCAGGCAGAACCAGCCGATCGTGCCGTAGGACCACTCCGCCTCGGTGATCACGAGCTCCGGCGGTACCGCGAACACCGCGGCCACCGAAGCGGCGAACACCAGGGCGAGCGCGGGCCAGCGCGACCGGCCGAGCGGGCGGTCGCGCCAGATCCGCACGCCCGCGAACACCGCGACCCCGGTCAGCACCGCGAACGCGGCGACCTCCACCGCGAACGAGCGGTACACCTCCGCGTTGGCCAGCAACAACGGCAGGTTCAGGCCGAACAGGGTGACCGCGGTGATCAGCAGCGTCGCCAAGCGGAGGACGCGGAAGAGCTTGGAGACGGTGAGTTCAGCCATCCGACCACACCAACGAGACCGTGGTGCCACCGCCGCGCTCGCTCCGCACCGCCGCCGTGCCACCGACCTCGGCCATCCTGTCCACAATGGACATTGTAAGCCCGTGGCGGTGCGCGGGGACCGACGCCGGGTCGAACCCCATCCCGTCGTCGCGAACCTCGACCCGAACGCCGTTCAGTTCCTCCTGAACCTGGATCAGCGCGGTGTCGACGCCCGCGTGCCGGGCGACGTTCTCCAGTGCTTCACCCGCCGCCCGGCACAACGCGACGGCCGGCGCCGCGGGCAGCCGGACCGGCCCGGCGGCGCGGATTTCGGTGCCGATCCGGTGGTGCCGCGCGATCTCGTCGAGCATCTCGACCAGGTCGACCTGCCCCTTCGGGAGTTCCGGACGGCCGGAGAGCGCCCGGAGATCACGTTCCGCGCGTTCGGCGAGCCACGACTCCCGACCGGTGACCATGCCGGTGCCGATCGCCAGCATCGTCGAGGCGGCGGTGTCGTGCATGGTGGCGAGGTGCGCGCGTTCGTCGGCACGGCGAGCCGCCGCGATCTCGGCCTCACGGCGCACGCGCTCCCCCGCCGCCGTCCCCCGATCGACCACGCGACCCGCGTGGCGCACCAGGATCCGCAGGCCACGGGACAACCCGGCTTCCGCGAACGTCCACAGCCCGAGCGGCAGCGACGCGGTCCAGCCACCGGGGTCGGCGATCGCCGATCCGGCCAGGTAGGCCGCGATCAGCACCACGGTGATCACGAAGCCGGGCGCGGGAGCGCACAACCACTGGTGGCAGACCGCCGTGATGGACACCGCGACCAGCACCCAGCTGGTGCTGTCGTGCAGCAGGACGACCGGGTCGATCCACCGCGCACCAAGGCAAACCAGCGCGATCACGGCGGTGTCGACGGCGAGCACGCGGGACGCGCGGCTCCAGTAGAACGCGCTCCACAACCCCAGCGCGACCACCGCGACCGCGGATCGTTCGAGCGGCACGGTCAGCAACGTCAGGCAGGCGACCGACAACAGCACCGCCGTCCGCACGACCACCGCGTACCGGCGGCCGACGCGCTCGACCTCGCGCTCGGCCGGACCACCCGGTGTGGGTTGATCAACCGGCACCGCGCCTCCAACACCCGCACTAGCTTCGGTTCTCCAGCCGACCAGAGAGGGAACGCGGTGGAACAGGATCAGCTGGACGCGCGCAACGCCGCGCTGCGCGACCAGGTCGAAGACATGTTAGCGGGCCTGCGCAAGCAAACCGGTGAGTTGAAGGCCGCGCGGGAGCAGGCGGCGAATGCCACCGGTACGGCGAAGTCGGCGGCACGGCGAAGTCGGCGGCACGGCGAAGTCGGCGGCCGCGCTCGCGCTGGTCCGGCAGAACCTGCCGGACCTCTTCCCCGACGCGCCTTCGCTGACCGCGCTGCACGCGACCGCGCCGCCACTGCCCGGCCGAGGGGGCCAGGCAGCGGTACCGCCGCCGCTCGCACCGAAGGCCAGACCACGAGCCCGCGTCGAAGAACCCGGGGACGAACCGATCGGCTCGATCATGCGGAGGGGATACGAGTGAGCAAGGCCAGGATCGAACGGACGTGCTCGGCGCGGCCGCGCCGAAGTTCAAAGCCGCGGCCGACGAACTGAACCAGGCCATTGGGAGAACGCCGCCGACGCGGTCAAGGACGGTGACGCCGCCGCGAAGGCCGCGCTCGCCGGCATGCGCTCCGACGCGGCGGAGAAGTTCCGGCAGCACTGGACCGATGTGGCGGACGGGGACTACCCGAAGCTCGAGAAGCTCTGCCGCCAGATCGCGGACGCCTGACGCAAGAGCGCGAACAGCATCGAGTACACGAAGCTGAGCATCATCGCCGCGCTGATCATTCTGGCCGCGCAGATCGCGCTGCTCATCGCGTCGGCGGTCGGCACGCTCAGGTCGAGCACCGCGGGCTTCCCGATCGCGATGGCCGCGACCAGGGTGATCGTGATGCGGTTGCTGACCGAGTTGCTCAAGCAGATCGCCATCAACCTGACCGCGGACCTGGCCATCCAGGCGGGCGCGATCGCCGGGGCCTCGGGCAACATCGGGAACGACTTCGTCAACGGCAAGCGGGGCAGCGACCTGCTCGACAGCGCCATCGCGGGCAGCTCGACCGGTTCCGTGGCGGCGCGCTGGGCGGGATGAGCACCCGGCACGAGGGCCTGGTCGACGCGCACCACCCGGGCGGCCAAGACCTCGACTACCGCGTCGATGGCGGTCCGCGCCACCGCACCGACCCCGCCGAACTGGACGGCGTCTGGAACTCCAACGGCGCCCAGCACCTCGGGGACACCGCGGGCAACGTCGGCAACGACGAAGCCGACGACCACCCGAAGCACCGGTACGACCCGCAGGTGCGCCAGTACCGCCCATGAACCGGGGGTGCGGCGGGACCGCTGTTTTCAGCGGTCCCGCCGCTTCGGCTAGCGCGCGTACTCGCGCAGGAAGTCGTTCGTCTCCCGGTCCACGGAGAACAGGCAAACGCCCTTCATCCCCCGGGTCATCAGCACCTTGTAGGTGTTCCGGACCAGCTCGCTGAACCGCTCCGGGTCCACCTTGCTCAACGAACCGTCCTCGGTCTTGTCCCGGTCAGCCACCCACTGGCCGTCGCGGATCACCAGGTCCGGGCCGAAGATCACGCCCGCCCAGTCGTATTCGAAGCCCTGCGCGGTGTAGATGCAGCCGATCTGCCCGAACCCGGCCGGATCGGACGCCCACAGCGAAGCCGAAGGAACGCCGGGGACCTTCTTGTCCTGCTTCAGGTTCCACGGTTTCTTCCAGTCACCGACGCGGACGTCGTCGACCAGCTGGAGCTCTCCGTCCACGCGCCGCGGATTGCTCCACTTCCAGCAGAAACCCGCGGTCATGCGGGCAGTGCCCGAGAAGTTGAGCATCTGGTTCTTCAGCCAGTCCTCCAGCGCGGACGGCGACGCGACGGTGTCGACCACGTACTCGTCTTCGGTTTCCTCGCTGAATTCGGTCCAGGTGACCGGTCCGTCGGAGGCGATGCCGAGCAGTCGCCGCACCCACTGGTCGAAGCGATCCGAGCCACCGCAGCGGAACTGGCCGTCCAACCGGATTTCCTCGACCGGACAGCGAAGCCGGTCCGCGGCCGCCTGGATGGTGTCCCGGGTGTCGATCTCGTTCGGGCGCACCTTCTGCTCGTCGTCCAGAAGGAAGACCGGCACCTTCGCGGCTTTGATCAGCTTGCCGATCTGCGGGAGGCCGCGGTCCCAGTGCGCGCGCGGGATGTCGTCCCGGATGCGGTGTGCTTCGTCGCAGATCAGCACGTCCAGGCGGTCGTTGTCGTCCCTGCCGAACTGGTTGAAGTAGGTGAAGATCGACTCGAAGCGGTCCTCACCGGCGGCGACCTGCGCCTTCAGGGTTTCGGTGAAGGCCCTCGATCCGGTGGCGTGCATGACCTTCAGCCGCTGACCGGCGAGGGCGTTGAGCAACGAGACCGCGATCGCGCTCTTTCCCGAACCGGGCCCGCCGCGCACCACGATGACCTTCTTCGGCACGTGGTCCTGCTCCTGGGAGAGCTGGACGGTGTTCCGCACCAGGTCGAAGGCGACCTGCTGCTCGTCGAGGAGTACGAAGTCGTCTCGGCCGGCGAACACCTCGGCCGCCGACTGGAGCAGGTTCCGGCTGGGGTGGTGGCCGACGGTGATCAACTCTTCCGCGACCTTTTTCGCGTCCCCGGCGGTCGCCGGATCGGTGCTGAACAACGAACGCAGCCTGGCGACGAGATCTCCCGCGCCATCAGCGGTGTAGAGCTGCCCGAAATCGCCGAAGTCCCCGTCCGCCAAGTCCCACGTCGGACGGGCGGCATTGTGCAGAAATGCAAGACCCTTCACCCGGCTCGGCCGCTTCGCCAGCGAAGGTGTGTAGTCCAGCAGATAACGGCAATAGCGCCGCACCTGCTCGGCCGGGTGCAACAACGGCTGCTCCGCGTGGGGAACCTCGACCAGGCCCGGCCCCGCGCTCGTCGCCGAACTCCACTGCTTCAACTCGACCAGCACGTAGGACGGTTGACCGTCATCGGGACGCACCCCGCACAGCACCGCGTCGACCCGCCTCGGGCAGTACGGGAGGCGGTATTCCAACAACACCTGGACGTGACCGAGGCCGGCATGGCACAGCAGGTCTAAAAGCACGGGCAAGCTGTTCCGCCAGGCACCCGCCTCACCTTTGTCCGCACGCGAGTAAGTCGCCCCGGTCCACTCGGCGAGTTTCCGGACCAGGCGGTCCTCGGCGGTGCCCTGGCGTAGTTCGCGGGCAGTTCCCCTGATCGGTGTCACGTGTTGGCCCCTCTCCAGCACGGAAATGGCGAGTATTTCCCCCGTTGTGCGCCGAAGGGTAGCGAATTGGCACGATTGGGCGAGGAGCAGCTACTGATTCACGCACTCAGCGTTCTCGCGCTCGGGCGAGTCCCCACGCTGATCCACTAGCCTGGGTCCACGACGACGTTGGGGGGACGAAGTGGCGCTCATCCGCGGCAGAGCGGCGGACCTGCTGGTCGAGGCCGAAGCCGGGCAACTCCACGTGCGGCTCCGCGAGCAGTTCGACTTCAAGCTCGGCCACCGCACCGGGTACTCCGAAGCGACGTCCTGGCGGAAGAGCCTGCCGCTCGTGCTGCGGGAGCTGGTCAACGCGGGCCTCGGCGACGTCGAAGTCCTGCTGGAACACCAACTCCCGCACAGCAAGCAGCGCATCGACGTGGTGCTCGCCGGTGCCCACCCGCGAACCGGGGACAGCAGCTTCGTGTTCGTCGAGCTCAAGCAGTGGTCGACGGCGGAGGTCCACCTGGCCGAGGTGGTGAACGTCCCGAGCCTGCGCGGACGGCACCTCC
Proteins encoded:
- a CDS encoding response regulator transcription factor, with translation MDDELITAVVIDDHPAIVSGIEAWCAAAEPPVRVVDSGPTVAVAWLEPGSGADVIVLDLQLAAPTPAYGDLRRLVDAGRQVVVYTMRDDKDTALTCLDIGASSYLTKAEGPVHLVAAIHAAARQLPYTPPSMARAIGVDTRPDRPRLSAREVDVLVNWFACESKDMVAEKLGLSVRTVNSYIDRVRIKYANAGRAAPTKAGLVARAIQDGLVRLEDL
- a CDS encoding epoxide hydrolase family protein gives rise to the protein MIPYRLDIPEAELLDLRDRLQRTRWPEAETVDDWSQGVPLAYLRELCEYWATGYDWRRVEARLNALPQFKTDIDGLGIHFLHVRSPHPDAVPLVLTSGWPGSIVEFLKVIEPLTDPPDPADAFHVVCPSIPGFGFSDKPAAPGWGIERIAGAWLRLMTELGYERFGAQGSDWGTSITTVMAQQAPERLIGIHLMPPLAAPDPATFDDLTEAERQSIEALKHAAEWEDGYSAEQSTKPQTIGYSLVDSPVGLCAWIVEKFRAWTDSGGNPENVLTRDEILDSVMFYWLPGTGASSARLYWESIRKVQAWFTEATADVVEVPTGCTLFPKETPRPSRRWAAKRYPNIVHWHEPDRGGHFAAFEQPALFVEEVRTFFRKLDN
- a CDS encoding sensor histidine kinase; its protein translation is MPVDQPTPGGPAEREVERVGRRYAVVVRTAVLLSVACLTLLTVPLERSAVAVVALGLWSAFYWSRASRVLAVDTAVIALVCLGARWIDPVVLLHDSTSWVLVAVSITAVCHQWLCAPAPGFVITVVLIAAYLAGSAIADPGGWTASLPLGLWTFAEAGLSRGLRILVRHAGRVVDRGTAAGERVRREAEIAAARRADERAHLATMHDTAASTMLAIGTGMVTGRESWLAERAERDLRALSGRPELPKGQVDLVEMLDEIARHHRIGTEIRAAGPVRLPAAPAVALCRAAGEALENVARHAGVDTALIQVQEELNGVRVEVRDDGMGFDPASVPAHRHGLTMSIVDRMAEVGGTAAVRSERGGGTTVSLVWSDG
- a CDS encoding helix-turn-helix domain-containing protein, coding for MRDERELGSAWTKFQRHEFPEPSPTLARYVARYWDVTWNYETPYRQLIVPYPNVHLVFNRSGGAYVTGVSSGHQIRVLEGSDGVFGVAFRPGCFRPFLGRSVSTLTDTSVDIAEVFREPIPHPLTVQNVESFLLAQWPSADPRADAAADAVNLIIAKSEITTVAVLAEALDTTVRALQRLFAEHVGIGPKWVIRRYRLHEVTERLAAGSAIDWAALAADLGYADQAHFTRDFKAMFGESPTHYAERY
- a CDS encoding alpha/beta fold hydrolase — protein: MRTREDRPWLLYLNGGPGFPAPRVNGDEGWLRRALADYRVLLLDQRGTGRSTPLNRHTLTQLGPHLEHFRADSIVRDAELIRHALLGDEQWSVLGQSFGGYCTVTYLSLAPEGLKEALITGGLPGVEADADTVYRQLYPVVAAKIAAHYERFPGDRDQVRRVVQYLRAREVRLPGGRVLTVDAFRLLGNLLGSSTGSRQLHYLLEDPFSARQLSDAFLLQVQHELSWASASPIYSLLHEATYAQNAVTDWAGQRVRAEFPDLDFLGEMIYPWMFDNDPLLRPFRGLARDLAQHRWPALYDLNRLRDNEVPVAAAIYDADMYVARDLSLSTADLIRGLRPWLTADHNHDGLRVSNGLVLDHLLKLLR
- a CDS encoding DNA/RNA helicase domain-containing protein, with product MTPIRGTARELRQGTAEDRLVRKLAEWTGATYSRADKGEAGAWRNSLPVLLDLLCHAGLGHVQVLLEYRLPYCPRRVDAVLCGVRPDDGQPSYVLVELKQWSSATSAGPGLVEVPHAEQPLLHPAEQVRRYCRYLLDYTPSLAKRPSRVKGLAFLHNAARPTWDLADGDFGDFGQLYTADGAGDLVARLRSLFSTDPATAGDAKKVAEELITVGHHPSRNLLQSAAEVFAGRDDFVLLDEQQVAFDLVRNTVQLSQEQDHVPKKVIVVRGGPGSGKSAIAVSLLNALAGQRLKVMHATGSRAFTETLKAQVAAGEDRFESIFTYFNQFGRDDNDRLDVLICDEAHRIRDDIPRAHWDRGLPQIGKLIKAAKVPVFLLDDEQKVRPNEIDTRDTIQAAADRLRCPVEEIRLDGQFRCGGSDRFDQWVRRLLGIASDGPVTWTEFSEETEDEYVVDTVASPSALEDWLKNQMLNFSGTARMTAGFCWKWSNPRRVDGELQLVDDVRVGDWKKPWNLKQDKKVPGVPSASLWASDPAGFGQIGCIYTAQGFEYDWAGVIFGPDLVIRDGQWVADRDKTEDGSLSKVDPERFSELVRNTYKVLMTRGMKGVCLFSVDRETNDFLREYAR
- a CDS encoding TIGR02680 family protein — encoded protein: MTATDLPRRAADSLRWLPTRAGILNVWRYYDEVFEFHKGRLLLRGPNGSGKSKALEVLLPFLFDANLRANRLSTFGTGERTMHWNLLGEGATGTTRVGYVWLEFRTGERWFTCGARLQASTHTTTVHPDYFTTELRIGEDFSLVNEAAQPLSRNALVERLGERGTVHASAADYRTEVRTTLFPSLSEQRYDALILALLQLRTPKLSQRLDPGLLSNLLSRALPPLDQQEIADLAEGFERLDSQRDKLTKLEEEVAATRTLAARQKTYAQRVLRAGAAALTSSTADLENLAKAARASAEEHARVEAEKTAAENRVSALDKEISAAESRKAGLAESEAYKQGHELDRLREQTREAEARASRIREDADRKRAEAEADQAAVQHAEQAERRHLETVQAQQADIRHAAARAGLTSVHTELVRAPGRPLLRAAVRAKREQLGAVNQALDAHERAVELRQQAENDLDLARTAFSQAQQALDTATLEREGVLAELGTRLAEWAAGCRELRFGDPSVLAEQAESESAVLALVETAALRGPQASTHETTWVDPSIADRTTGAPLRQLVDFADGTTESDRAAIEAALETSGLYDAWVGPRGDIEGHHVFADPYALAPVAGGSLADVLVTENSGARRLLTAVAFGAVLPDAPAAIGADGSWRLGNLTGSGHRRGQRASSDTRSQALEAERAARPGHGPLIAATQALTRAEAEVGAANRVVQERVDTVTAREGEVTKALRQLTSLAAAHGLPADRTGLSTVESAVHAFHDQAESWLEALDARHDAQRTLTVARDQARRSAAGSAARQEEAAEAEARYEDLSTTLEAVDSTFQVEHHEVLAEIAELRRKLGVLAEERRTTAREVTDLAVRLGEFGARKEADAQARDDAAARRDEAAHRFRQLATGVFPADSGLDDLAKFERTLRASNGVDAALDAAKLITTAWPTMPHAPKNLGDALHRLSESVHTCRSVLSARADLDLETDEDVQIFTAVVDGITVGATELLHLLHTEAEDSRHEITERERELFDQTLTGDTRRHLAARIRQANELVDDMNARLERVRTASNVAVRLVWQVAPDLPPGTEAARELLLKDSGRLSDDDRQSLHQFFRERIEQARADDTATTWEQQLAQVFDYTSWHRFVVKVDRANGNGWELLTRKLHGALSGGEKAIALHLPLFAAVAAHYQAVPEAPRVILLDEVFVGVDTTNRGQVFALLSALDLDLVLTSDHEWCTYAELSGVGIHQLITGVDGDDAVTTARFTWDGTTLTAEGVQ